The window GGCGTGGAGGTCCGCGGCGGCGCACTCCGGGTGGCGGACGGCCGCGGCCTGCCGGTGAGCGCGCGTTCACCCGCGCTGTTCGTGCCGCGCTCCGCACTCGTCGAGGTGCTGGCCCGCGCGATCCCCGAGACGGTCCTGCGCCGCACGGAACGCATCGACGCACCGGCGCCGGAGGCGGGCATCGACGTGCTCGTCGGAGCGGACGGCGTCGGCAGCCGCACACGAACCACGGCGTGGGGCCCGGCGCACGACGCCCGCTCGCACGGACGCACGGTGCTGCGCGGCATCGTCGACCTCCCCGCCCCGGCGGGCGCGATCGAGACGTGGGGGCGCGGCTGGCTCATGGGCGTCACACCGCTCGACGGGCGCCGCACGAACTGGTTCGCGTGCTTCGACGAGCGCCGCTTCCCCGACGCGGATGCCGCACTCGCCCATCTCCGCGAGCTCGTCGGCGGACGCCTCGACGATCTCGATCGGGTGCTCGCCGCAGCCGACCCGGCGGCGACGCTCGTGCACGGCATCCGGAGCGTCGCGCGGCCCGTGCTGCCCGTGCGCGGGAACACCGTCCTCATCGGCGACGCCGCGCACGCCATGACACCGAACCTCGGCCGCGGTGCGTGCACGGCGATCGACGACGCGGCCGTCCTCGCCCGTGAGCTCGACTCCCGTGCGCCGCAGGCCGCGCTCCGGCGCTACGCGCGGCGCCGCACCGTCGTCCCGCACGCGATCCGCATCGCATCCGCCGCGATGCTCGGGATCGCGACGACGACGCGCGGGGCCGGGGTCCGCGATGCACTCGTCGGCGCTCGTGGTCGTGCGCAGGTCCGCTCGGCCGGGGCGGTTCGCGGCGCACGCTGACCCGGGCCGGTGCGCACGAGGGCGCTCGATGTGGTCCGACCGTGTGATGCGCGAGTCGCGCGGCCGGTCCCACCACCGCGCCTCACCTCAGGGTGCGCCGTCCGGCTCGCGTTCGTCGGATTCCATCGATGCGAGCTGTGCGTCGAGCTCGGCGTCGAGTTCGGCGCCGGCATCGGAGGCGGAGGCGGCGTCGGCGTCGAGGCCGGGTGCGTCCGCGTCGGGCGAGGACAGTATCCCGTCGAACGGGTCGGCGTCGTCGCGGCTCCGGGTCGTGGGTTCGCCCGGCCGCGCCGGGTCGGGACGCCCGTGCTCGAGATCGGCCGTCTGCTCGAGCTGGAGGCGGAGCCCGAGCTCGAGCGCGTCCATGGCCGCGAGGACCGAGCGCGTGCACTTCACGTCGTAGTACCCGCCCTCCTGCAGGTCGAGGAGCACGTCGCGCCGCGCCGCGATGGTGCGCAGCTTCCGGCCGAGGTGCCCCTCTCCCTCGCGAGGCTCGACCTCGACCTCGGCGAGCGCGTCCGACACGGCCTGACGCTGTCGGCGCAGGTCCTCGGGATCGGGGCGGGAGGGCTTGATCCAACGGACGAGCGGCGCGAGCGTGCTGCCCTGGACGAGGAGCGACAGGACGGCGACCGCGAACGCGACGAGGACGAGCGACGAGCGGTAGGGGTCGTGAGCGGGAGGGTCTGTGCCGCGGCGAGCGTCACGGCGCCGCGCATGCCGGCGCCGACCATGACGATCCCGTCCCGCATCGTGAGCGGCTGGCGCGTGTAGTAGTCGATGTCGCTCAGGATGCGTCGCACGGAGCGATCGAGCTGCTGCCAGCGCGACTCCAGCGCAGCGGGATCCGCTGTCCGGCCGTCGTCGCGGCGCCGAAGCCGATGCCGGAGCGTGCCGACCGTCCGCTTGACGCGGTGGTGGAACGTCTCGGACTCCGCCACGGGGTCGGGTG is drawn from Pseudoclavibacter chungangensis and contains these coding sequences:
- a CDS encoding FAD-dependent monooxygenase translates to MSRIRIVGAGVAGLALAAFLAPARHDVELVDERFAVPEVSTAFCIWPRTRRLLAARGLEAPLVARGVEVRGGALRVADGRGLPVSARSPALFVPRSALVEVLARAIPETVLRRTERIDAPAPEAGIDVLVGADGVGSRTRTTAWGPAHDARSHGRTVLRGIVDLPAPAGAIETWGRGWLMGVTPLDGRRTNWFACFDERRFPDADAALAHLRELVGGRLDDLDRVLAAADPAATLVHGIRSVARPVLPVRGNTVLIGDAAHAMTPNLGRGACTAIDDAAVLARELDSRAPQAALRRYARRRTVVPHAIRIASAAMLGIATTTRGAGVRDALVGARGRAQVRSAGAVRGAR